One window of the Streptomyces asoensis genome contains the following:
- a CDS encoding single-stranded DNA-binding protein, whose protein sequence is MNETMVCAVGNVATQPVYRDLAAGASARFRLAVTSRYWDREKGTWTDGHTNFFTVWANRQLATNAAASLNVGDPVMVQGRLRVRTESREGQQSWTSADIDAVAIGHDISRGTSAFRRSGRPEPMAVGAPARPEPNWETPAADAAEPEPDTPQSRRREPVAVT, encoded by the coding sequence ATGAACGAGACGATGGTCTGCGCGGTCGGCAACGTGGCGACGCAGCCGGTCTACCGGGACCTGGCGGCGGGCGCGTCGGCGAGGTTCCGGCTGGCGGTGACCTCGCGCTACTGGGACCGCGAGAAGGGCACCTGGACCGACGGGCACACCAACTTCTTCACGGTGTGGGCCAACCGGCAACTGGCCACCAACGCGGCGGCCTCGCTGAACGTCGGCGACCCGGTGATGGTGCAGGGCAGGCTGAGGGTGCGTACGGAGTCGCGCGAGGGACAGCAGAGCTGGACGTCGGCGGACATCGACGCTGTGGCGATCGGCCATGACATCTCGCGGGGCACCTCCGCCTTCCGGCGCTCGGGCCGACCCGAGCCGATGGCCGTCGGCGCACCGGCGCGCCCCGAGCCCAACTGGGAGACGCCGGCCGCCGATGCCGCCGAGCCGGAGCCCGACACCCCGCAGAGCCGGCGTCGCGAGCCGGTGGCGGTGACGTGA